A genomic window from Aethina tumida isolate Nest 87 chromosome 4, icAetTumi1.1, whole genome shotgun sequence includes:
- the LOC109607618 gene encoding hydrocephalus-inducing protein homolog: MNGFVLCSSTGTIEPGEKCIIEVEAAPTELKTYSEDIVLIVTENEKDYCRIRLLATGCEPVIDPKTDGISFRDCITIEKPEDFVGPDDIGTHCMYITSQNTLYFKLVSMRSQKTVTINLKNSGFVTANVNAQILSKSHIFSVDPPNFDIESYKDESIKVTFSPVSIGEVTSKLQFTYNSTVSEPLIINLVGEGYLPELEMLEPPVDITNHGLINFNPILIGSDATKCIMFRNCGKISCSVIVEVVNDEDRIFNLKVNHNDKEKHTILVNLKQNEVSQIMLTFSPKLENAYSAEIKIHIVDNVFEMIMICLSGQGYYNDVILEGLDAYKYTTTRDLTNSITGPVGYNLSFGYAALYSLSRKCFRIRNVSNINTYKFKFLPVEGFEFVPTVGHLKPKYLKDVIITFHTAKPIKYTQEPLTCLVFQIEYENPELEMLSWDDRQTTVVWNDDNEPVLDTSRGDPPNSEVTIQEEMVSVHTSDIEHIHRRVVGKLEPEVIIVPDTELEIPINITVVVDYAIYKCEVKNIELPDTQIMKSETVTFQVENIGTSPFQISWSISLEDGLPKSTDVPPLGLEFADEAVSARSHESSLFSDSSGFNTSRTWSDQNELPFYIKPDKIQVESGKTQEFQLKFAPMDAFEYLVHLKSTIENLSPSQRNIDIQVLGKGLLPWYYFELERIPLSNLNIKGMCGVNLEESRIVQFESIGAGAINERKFNLVNPTNGKLDFSFERRTNEDPFTPFTSFEKSGSVSGGKKYELKFVFSSRDIGIFEDYYIFSIPKLNVVESFVLVGICREPKIYFYPSFVNMKPTLMNIMSSSTVVIKNDEDIPIRFSFSKDNLVSEDGMEKLSITPLTGDIQPTSDCEIKLACKSTRRGTFYYNPVCHVERANKPLKLNVTSKCVKVESVIFYMTKENVKMNITSIKSNPIDFGTINLFKDYQIPLTILNEGEVGFYYTITFDEMSSGNIFMVDVTKKHDFLPCKSGDDVFIKLRAIRQGKLENHIIKIEISYGPTYYIVLKANAQKPLCKFASDKLDFGFCLVQKGPSQYYSVNLKFINMDKRPLLLENETEQFDDLTLNFKSAKVNTYSEILIPVYFHPLTEGGFVFVLRFTVDSSKYLVHLKGTGVNLDIDVNPNYIDFLSVGCGKVKKQFLTITNLTMVNLKMSVNLHDKLPFNFRPKQLIEPEMKMPEIPKGKKKDGKKGDKTSPKQKASTATSPSDPDTGKGTKKKSPKLDKTIEVKAPPETPHNFLIYENITISPNNITLAPKSTAKVEVKFKPMQMMTDFIEKIYLEVQDYVKPISVIKGSVSASSYVWDKPYLAFGKVIIGCHYSMSALLINNGNIRGRFKLRLSDPLHYSFEPSVGILLPKSHVMINVEFSPQEVSNLLNAELICEIDNGTQLGLKLLGQSCSFPEPKETLSFVCPVREEVSKEVMIQNNTNTKWTIKPILISKHFHVPNEIIVEKMSVKALSIIYRPLEMTLNQNHYFALFLPFPEGQGMLYKLVGKSIEPLPIAKISRQITAKQTFTEYFPITNWMNTNQHFKVTNQLLTPLNPKILYKISGSKDIDLQERATKDYKWSIYVVNEGLLDFKVIFKNEDTKEFMFYEISLTVMSAIQTEVITLKTCVRESVVHLIKIENPVDIPLMFDISSNSPNLYFSNKLCLDPYSMAQHKIEYKPYKVEDTKAELNVTTAPLGTFQYGVHLICLPGAPEALVKFKTNLGDLTANYIKFRNTFDVSLDFSAKFEHPAFSVDTIPSIPVGEERCIGITFEPTEIGETQSKMTLLSNGAGEFIYPLLGECGLPKPKGPFYFKPGSSIPINFKNPFNTDMEFFYNIPDNRAFYVRATSEIIRARKSTKIFVGMNNMTTLVENGLDPQITLSAKLMVTTNVPNAKWIFYLQNDNDKIGSATQMSLRRTLI; this comes from the exons ATGAATGGATTCGTGTTGTGTTCTTCAACAGGAACAATAGAACCCGGAGAAAAGTGCATCATTGAAGTCGAAGCTGCACCGACCGAATTAAAGACTTACTCAGAGGATATTGTACTAATCGTGACCGAAAATGAAAAGGATTACTGCCGGATACGCCTCCTAGCTACCGGATGTGAACCTGTCATCGATCCAAAAACGGACGGCATATCTTTTAGGGACTGCATCACCATTGAAAAACCAGAAGATTTTGTAGGACCAGATGAT ATTGGCACACACTGTATGTACATTACATCACAAAACACTTTGTACTTTAAGTTGGTTAGTATGCGTTCTCAGAAAACagtaaccattaatttaaaaaatagtggaTTTGTGACGGCAAATGTTAACGCTCAAATACTTTCGAAGTCACACATATTCTCAGTCGACCCACCAAATTTTGATATCGAGTCATACAAAGATGAAAGCATCAAAGTTACGTTTTCACCAGTATCGATAGGA GAAGTAACTTCAAAGCTCCAGTTTACATATAATTCTACAGTGTCTGAACCACTGATTATCAACTTAGTTGGTGAAGGGTACTTGCCTGAGCTAGAAATGTTAGAACCACCAGTCGATATAACTAACCAtggtttaatcaattttaacccAATTTTGATTGGAAGCGAtgcaacaaaatgtataatgttTAGAAACTGTGGAAAGATATCTTGTAGTGTGATTGTTGAGGTTGTAAATGATGAAGATCGAATTTTTAACTTGAAAGTGAACCATAATG ataaggAAAAGCACACCATCCTTGTCAATCTTAAGCAAAATGAAGTCTcccaaataatgttaacatttTCTCCAAAATTAGAAAACGCTTATTCTGCCGAAATAAAGATACATATTGTGGATAACGTATTTGAAATGATAATG ATATGTCTTTCTGGCCAAGGATATTACAATGATGTAATACTTGAAGGATTAGATGCATATAAATATACCACCACTCGAGATTTGACCAATTCAATAACTGGGCCAGTTGGTTACAATTTATCATTTGGATATGCAGCGTTGTACTCTTTAAGTAGAAAATGCTTCAGAATAAGAAACGTATCCAACATTAAcacctataaatttaaatttctgccTGTAGAAGGTTTTGAGTTTGTTCCCACTGTTGGACATCTAAAaccaaagtatttaaaagaTGTGATTATCACTTTTCACACAGCCAAACCTATTAAGTACACCCAA GAACCGTTAACATGCTTAGTCTTCCAAATAGAGTATGAAAATCCTGAATTAGAAATGCTTTCATGGGATGACCGACAAACTACTGTTGTTTGGAACGACGATAATGAGCCAGTATTAGATACAAGTCGTGGAGATCCACCAAACTCAGAAGT AACAATCCAAGAGGAAATGGTTTCAGTTCATACAAGTGACATTGAACATATTCATAGAAGAGTTGTAGGAAAGTTGGAACCAGAAGTCATTATTGTACCTGACACAGAATTGGAGATACCTATTAATATAACGGTGGTAGTTGACTATgctatttataaatgtgaggtgaaaaatattgaacttcCTGATACACAAATAATGAAA AGTGAGACAGTAACGTTCCAAGTTGAAAATATAGGGACTTCcccatttcaaatatcttgGTCTATTAGTTTAGAAGACGGATTACCAAAAAGTACTGACGTACCTCCGTTAGGTTTAGAATTTGCCGACGAGGCAGTCTCAGCTC gaTCGCATGAGTCGTCATTGTTTAGCGACTCATCAGGCTTTAACACATCTAGAACCTGGAGTGATCAAAATGAATTACCCTTTTATATTAAACCTGATAAAATTCAAGTTGAATCTGGCAAAACACAAgaatttcaattgaaatttgCACCAATGGATGCATTTGAGTACTTGGTACATTTGAAGTCAACCATTGAAAATCTAAGTCCATCTCAACGAAACATAGATATTCAAGTACTTGGTAAAGGATTATTGCCTTGGTACTACTTCGAACTTGAACGGATACCACtttcgaatttaaatattaagggtATGTGTGGAGTCAATCTAGAAGAGTCTAGAATTGTACAATTCGAGTCGATTGGTGCAGGAGCCATTAACGAAAG AAAGTTCAACTTAGTCAATCCGACCAATGGAAAGTTAGATTTCTCGTTTGAAAGAAGAACCAATGAAGATCCCTTTACACCCTTTACTAGTTTCGAAAAATCTGGTAGTGTTAGTGgaggaaaaaaatatgaactaaaatttgttttttcttcacGAGATATCGGCATCTTCGAagattattacatattttcaatacCAAAGTTGAATGTAGTTGAATCATTTGTTCTGGTTGGAATCTGCAGAGAACCCAAGATTTATTTCTATCCATCTTTTGTGAACATGAAACCTACTCTCATGAACATCATGTCTTCCAGCACTGTGGtcatcaaaaatgatgaagatATTCCAATAAGATTTTCATTTTCTAAAGATAATTTGGTCTCAGAAGATGGTATGGAGAAACTATCAATAACTCCATTAACTGGAGACATTCAGCCAACTTCCGATTGTGAAATAAA ATTGGCATGTAAGTCAACTCGAAGAGGCACGTTTTACTACAACCCTGTATGTCATGTTGAAAGAGCCAATAAACCTTTGAAACTCAATGTTACTTCAAAATGTGTCAAAGTGGAATCGGTTATCTTCTACATGACAAAAGAAAACGTTAAGATGAACATAACATCAATTAAGTCAAATCCAATTGATTTTGGGACG ATCAACCTTTTCAAAGACTATCAGATACCTTTGACTATTTTAAATGAAGGAGAAGTAGGCTTCTACTACACAATTACTTTTGATGAAATGTCTTCCGGCAACATATTTATGGTGGATGTTACAAAGAAACATGATTTTTTACCATGTAAAAGTGGAGATgatgtatttataaagttaagagCAATTAGACAGGGAAAGCTAGAAAATCACATCATTAAAATCGAG ATATCTTATGGACCGACCTATTATATTGTTCTAAAAGCTAACGCACAAAAACCATTGTGCAAATTTGCTTCTGATAAACTTGATTTTGGCTTTTGTTTGGTGCAAAAAGGACCATCCCAGTATTATTCagtcaatttgaaatttattaatatggatAAACGCCCACTACT ATTGGAAAACGAAACAGAACAATTCGATGATTTAACCCTAAACTTTAAATCTGCCAAAGTAAACACATATTCCGAAATTTTAATTCCCGTTTATTTCCACCCTTTAACAGAAGGAGGTTTCGTGTTTGTTTTAAGATTTACTGTGGACTCCTCTAAGTATTTGGTTCATTTGAAAGGAACAGGCGTAAATTTGGATATAGATGTGAACCCCAATTATATAGATTTCCTGTCAGTGGGTTGTGGCAaagtcaaaaaacaatttttaacgaTAACTAACCTGACCATGGTAAATTTGAAGATGTCTGTTAATTTACATGACAAATTGCCATTCAACTTTAGACCAAAACAACTCATTGAACCAGAAATGAAAATGCCTGAAATaccaaa GGGCAAAAAGAAGGATGGAAAAAAAGGTGATAAAACATCTCCAAAACAGAAAGCTTCAACTGCCACGTCTCCTTCAGACCCGGATACTGGAAAAGGGACAAAGAAAAAATCGCCtaaattagataaaactaTCGA AGTAAAAGCACCTCCAGAGACGCCCcacaactttttaatatatgagaATATTACCATATCACCAAACAATATCACTTTAGCACCGAAAAGTACAGCAAAAGtggaagtaaaatttaaaccaaTGCAAATGATGACTGATTTTATAGAGAAG ATATATTTGGAAGTTCAAGATTATGTCAAACCTATTAGTGTTATAAAGGGTTCCGTTTCAGCATCTAGTTATGTCTGGGATAAACCATATTTAGCATTCGGAAAGGTAATCATTGGTTGCCACTATTCAATGAGCGCCTTACTAATAAACAATGGAAATATCAGAGGAAG atttaagttACGATTAAGTGATCCACTGCACTATTCCTTTGAACCTTCAGTTGGCATTTTATTGCCGAAATCTCATGTGATGATAAATGTAGAATTTAGTCCACAAGAAGTTTCAAACCTGCTGAATGCTGAA CTTATATGTGAAATTGACAATGGTACACAACTTGGTTTGAAGCTATTAGGACAAAGTTGCAGTTTCCCCGAGCCTAAAGAAACACTCAGTTTTGTTTGTCCTGTGAGAGAAGAAGTATCAAAGGAAGTGATGATTCAAAACAA CACAAATACGAAATGGACAATTAAACCAATTCTCATATCTAAGCATTTCCATGTACCAAATGAAATAATCGTGGAGAAAATGTCAGTAAAAGCATTATCCATCATTTATCGCCCATTGGAAATGACTTTAAATCAAAATCACTat ttTGCATTATTTTTGCCATTTCCCGAAGGACAAGGAATGTTGTACAAACTTGTGGGTAAATCTATAGAACCTTTGCCGATTGCTAAAATCAGCCGGCAAATAACGGCAAAGCAAACATTCACAGAATACTTCCCAATCACCAACTGGATGAACACAAATCAACACTTCAAGGTTACTAATCAGCTACTAACACCTCTGAACCCAAAAATCTTGTACAAAATATCTGGATCCAAGGACATAGATTTGCAAGAAAGGGCAACGAAGGATTACAAATGGTCCATTTACGTAGTTAACGAAGGATTGTTGgactttaaa gttatatttaaaaatgaagacACAAAGGAATTcatgttttatgaaatttccTTAACTGTCATGTCCGCCATCCAAACTGAAGTCATAACATTGAAGACTTGTGTTAGAGAATCGGTGgtccatttaattaaaatcgaaaaTCCTGTTGATATTCCATTGATGTTTGACATATCTAGCAATTCTCCAAATTTATACTTCTCGAACAAATTGTGTCTTGATCCTTACAGCATG gCTCAACATAAAATAGAATACAAGCCGTACAAGGTAGAAGACACAAAGGCAGAATTGAATGTCACCACAGCACCACTTGGAACCTTTCAATATGGAGTGCATTTGATTTGTTTACCTGGAGCTCCCGAAGCTTTagtgaaatttaaaacaaatttaggtGACCTTACCGCGAACTACATTAAGTTTAGGAATACCTTTGACGTTTCTTTGGACTTTTCTGCCAAA TTCGAACATCCAGCGTTTTCTGTAGATACTATTCCTTCTATTCCTGTTGGGGAGGAACGCTGTATTGGTATTACATTTGAACCAACTGAAATTGGAGAGACCCAAAGTAAAATGACGTTACTGTCAAATGGCGCAGGGGAGTTCAT ATACCCATTATTAGGAGAATGTGGTTTACCCAAGCCCAAAGGTCCTTTCTATTTCAAGCCCGGCTCAAGTATACcaatcaatttcaaaaatccATTCAACACAGACATGGAGTTTTTCTACAATATACCAGACAACAGGGCATTTTACGTCAGAGCCACCAGCGAAATTATCAGAGCCAGAAAATctactaaaatttttgtgGGAATGAATAATATGACGACTCTTGTTGAGAATGGTTTAGATCCTCAGATAACCTTATCCGCCAAACTAATGGTCACAACTAATGTTCCAAATGCAAAATGGATTTTCTATTTGcaaaatgataatgataaaatcGGGTCGGCCACTCAAATGTCTTTAAGAAGAactctaatataa